A DNA window from Maribellus comscasis contains the following coding sequences:
- a CDS encoding response regulator, producing MKFIEFKKIRSRLVFWFLITSFVPLLISMVVFYVGRRKVNAFNTFEKLVSIRDLKANQVNKWLDERIGDMNVMSGDREIKELGNLFRNEELRSNKEEKIFVADELLRRNLTNYKDYSALFVIGSGSGQVEISTNKELKGKDLSREEYFTQPLKSRKLYISQVKRFHASQEPDMYFSIPIYDPENHSKIIGVLVAEINLEVSLYNLLLNRVGLGNTGETLIVNKDVVALNELRWFGNAPLRLQITAQPAVRAARGETGIIETPDYRDVKVLAAYTYIPRTGWGLICKQDTKELNVALHRTAFSFVLILLLVGATIIVITLRFSASISTPIIQMNDIAQRMRLGDFSQRNEIHSTDELGMLELEFNNMADEIESRIKIQSQIHKISETMLRQNEMKEFSMNLLRRIMKISDANMGVFYILNETQSVYEPFFSIGANEKMLEKFDVKNPAGEIAQAIFFKKIYHLRNIADETTFKHKTLAGELAPNEIITIPIVNDNIVVAIISLVSVSRFNNDSLQVIEQSQIGINTSYSNLLASERTRILSEQLTVINQQLEEQTEELQDQAEELQDQANELKSTTTELQRQNVLLDIQRKQVEEANKLKSEFLSNMSHELRTPLNSIMALSKVLLEQAKTKLNEEENNYLEIIERNGRRLLAIINDILDLSKIEAGKMDVILQNVSITSLLYTTAENLQTLAEKKKLTLDVRVLKDLPMVVTDEFRLHQVLTNVIGNAIKFTESGDVTVSASYDAEFVKIKIKDTGIGISEEMLEHIFDEFRQVDGSISRRYEGTGLGLAIAKKIMLILGGNISVTSKLGYGSEFTLSLPMKKETEDENVSHTKEIIQKEDGDKSFSKTGRETTATENIEILMVEDNPDTVIQMKNILGKKGYSVVVAENGLEALKKIEDLHPRGIILDLMMPEMDGFEFLEKIRNSEKTKEIPVLILTAKYLTQKETKILEKFGIRSIIRKGDVNLNRLVSEVELLLNLSVQSDFDEKNKNEKNQQTLKDKNVEILIVEDNIDNLVTIKALLADKYLLKDAASGEEGLKLIDKKRPDLILVDMSLPQMSGNRFLSQIREKKKFSDIPVIAVTAQAMKGDKEKFINFGFDGYVSKPIDLEKLINEIRNLLK from the coding sequence ATGAAGTTTATCGAATTTAAAAAAATACGTTCCCGCCTGGTGTTTTGGTTTCTCATAACCTCCTTTGTTCCATTGTTAATATCGATGGTTGTTTTTTATGTTGGAAGGCGAAAAGTCAACGCGTTTAATACCTTCGAAAAACTTGTATCTATTCGCGATTTAAAAGCCAATCAAGTGAATAAATGGCTGGACGAAAGAATTGGCGATATGAATGTTATGTCCGGCGATCGGGAAATAAAAGAACTTGGGAATCTTTTTAGAAATGAGGAGCTAAGGTCAAACAAAGAAGAGAAAATCTTTGTTGCTGATGAATTGTTAAGAAGGAATTTAACAAATTATAAAGACTACTCTGCTCTTTTTGTTATTGGTTCAGGTAGCGGCCAAGTTGAAATATCTACAAATAAAGAATTAAAAGGAAAAGACCTGTCTCGAGAAGAGTATTTTACTCAACCACTGAAAAGCAGAAAACTATATATATCCCAGGTTAAGCGTTTTCATGCGTCACAAGAGCCGGATATGTATTTTTCAATACCAATTTATGATCCTGAAAACCATTCGAAAATTATAGGCGTTTTAGTAGCCGAAATTAATTTGGAAGTTTCCTTGTATAATTTATTGCTTAATCGTGTTGGCCTGGGGAATACAGGAGAAACATTGATTGTAAACAAAGATGTAGTTGCATTAAATGAACTGCGTTGGTTTGGGAACGCCCCCTTACGATTACAAATTACAGCCCAACCTGCGGTAAGAGCAGCGAGAGGCGAAACAGGAATAATAGAAACTCCTGATTACAGAGATGTTAAAGTTCTGGCAGCATATACCTATATTCCAAGAACAGGCTGGGGACTTATTTGTAAACAGGATACAAAAGAATTAAATGTTGCATTACACCGAACTGCATTTAGTTTTGTACTTATTCTGCTTTTAGTTGGTGCTACCATAATCGTTATAACTTTGCGTTTCAGTGCATCAATTTCTACTCCTATTATCCAAATGAACGACATTGCACAACGGATGAGATTGGGGGACTTTTCACAGCGTAATGAAATTCATTCGACAGACGAGCTTGGTATGCTCGAGTTGGAGTTTAACAACATGGCAGATGAAATAGAATCGAGGATTAAAATACAGAGTCAAATTCATAAAATTTCGGAAACGATGCTAAGGCAGAACGAAATGAAGGAATTTAGCATGAATTTGTTGAGGCGGATAATGAAAATTTCAGATGCTAATATGGGAGTCTTTTATATTTTAAACGAAACCCAGTCTGTTTATGAACCTTTCTTTTCCATAGGGGCAAATGAAAAAATGCTGGAAAAATTTGACGTAAAAAATCCGGCAGGAGAAATTGCTCAGGCTATCTTTTTTAAAAAAATATACCATCTGAGAAATATTGCAGATGAGACAACTTTTAAGCACAAAACTTTAGCCGGAGAGCTGGCTCCCAACGAAATAATTACTATTCCCATAGTCAATGATAATATAGTAGTAGCTATAATATCTTTGGTTAGTGTTTCCAGGTTTAACAATGACAGCCTACAGGTTATTGAGCAATCTCAAATCGGAATCAACACTTCATATTCAAACCTTTTGGCAAGTGAAAGAACCCGCATTTTGTCCGAACAGCTTACCGTAATCAATCAACAACTGGAAGAGCAAACAGAGGAGTTGCAGGATCAGGCTGAAGAACTTCAAGACCAGGCAAACGAGTTGAAAAGTACAACAACCGAGCTGCAAAGACAAAATGTTTTACTCGACATCCAGCGCAAGCAGGTTGAAGAAGCCAATAAACTAAAAAGCGAATTTCTTTCCAATATGAGTCATGAATTACGCACACCTTTAAATTCCATCATGGCGCTTTCAAAAGTTTTGCTTGAACAGGCAAAAACAAAATTGAACGAAGAGGAAAACAACTACCTGGAAATTATAGAAAGAAATGGCAGGCGACTTTTGGCTATTATCAACGATATACTAGATTTATCAAAGATAGAAGCTGGAAAAATGGATGTAATCCTTCAAAATGTTTCAATAACTTCGTTACTTTACACTACTGCGGAAAATCTGCAAACGCTCGCGGAAAAAAAGAAATTAACACTGGATGTCCGTGTTCTCAAAGATTTACCTATGGTGGTAACGGATGAATTCAGGTTGCACCAGGTGCTTACCAACGTAATCGGAAATGCTATAAAATTTACAGAAAGCGGCGATGTAACCGTTTCAGCAAGTTATGATGCGGAATTTGTAAAAATTAAAATAAAAGACACCGGAATAGGTATCTCGGAAGAAATGCTGGAGCATATTTTTGATGAATTCAGACAAGTTGATGGATCGATTTCGCGACGCTATGAAGGAACCGGGTTGGGCCTGGCGATTGCAAAAAAAATAATGTTAATCCTGGGTGGAAATATTTCTGTTACAAGTAAACTCGGCTATGGTTCTGAGTTTACACTTTCTCTTCCGATGAAAAAAGAAACGGAGGATGAAAATGTATCCCATACAAAAGAAATAATTCAAAAAGAAGATGGTGATAAAAGCTTTTCAAAAACGGGAAGAGAGACAACCGCGACAGAGAATATTGAAATACTAATGGTAGAAGATAACCCCGATACGGTTATACAAATGAAAAATATACTCGGAAAAAAAGGATATTCGGTTGTTGTGGCCGAAAATGGTTTGGAGGCACTTAAAAAGATTGAAGATTTGCACCCCCGGGGAATTATTCTTGATTTGATGATGCCTGAAATGGATGGATTTGAGTTTCTGGAAAAGATAAGGAATTCAGAAAAAACAAAAGAAATTCCTGTACTGATTTTAACGGCAAAGTATTTAACTCAAAAAGAAACAAAAATATTAGAGAAATTCGGTATTCGGTCAATAATTCGAAAAGGAGATGTAAATTTGAACCGTTTGGTTTCGGAAGTGGAATTATTGTTGAACCTCAGTGTACAGTCTGATTTTGACGAAAAAAATAAAAACGAAAAAAATCAACAAACATTAAAGGATAAAAATGTAGAAATTTTAATCGTAGAAGATAATATAGATAACCTTGTAACTATCAAGGCTTTGTTAGCCGATAAATATTTATTAAAAGACGCGGCAAGTGGAGAGGAAGGTCTAAAATTGATAGATAAAAAAAGACCCGATTTAATATTAGTCGACATGTCGCTCCCGCAAATGAGCGGAAACCGGTTTTTATCTCAGATTAGAGAAAAGAAGAAATTTAGTGATATCCCTGTTATTGCAGTTACTGCCCAGGCTATGAAAGGAGATAAAGAGAAATTTATAAACTTTGGGTTTGACGGCTATGTGTCAAAACCAATTGACCTTGAAAAATTAATAAACGAAATCAGAAACTTATTGAAATAA
- a CDS encoding PAS domain S-box protein — translation MKTILAIDDQVDNLITIKAVIKNNIPDCRILLAQSGQEGIELAEKEQPDTVLLDIIMPGMDGYEVCKHLKSNEATQHIPVIMVTAIKTDALSRAKGLNTGADAFLSKPIEAVELSAQVNVMLRIKKAEDKLRAEKERLEVLVEERTRELKESEKKYKTLYYDAPLPYHSLNEDGIFKDVNLAWLNLLEYTRQEVIGKWFGDFLHPDFIQTFQNKFTKFKDNGSVHNVFFKIRHKKGHYLDILLEGRIGYNIEGGFKQTFCVFQDITIRKKIEQALKQSEERFRKAFQTSPDSVNINRVEDGFYISVNKGFTRITGYSEEDVAGKTSLEIDIWVDLNDRKRIVEQLKKEGKVENFEAKFRTKSGEIIDGLMSAAVIELDGVPHHINITRNITEKKRAERELLESERKLNTLLNNLQGIAYRCKLDKDWTMEFVSDGFEHLTGFSSKDVLWNKKFSFNELIFDEDREIVNSKIHLAVEKHRGFEIKYRIKTATDEIRHVLEKGVGIYDRITGKVIALEGFISDITNQVIAEQALKESEEKYRFLAKNSVDCIWTLDKNLKFTYLSPALETITGYRPEEWLGTKLYTHFTKNEFAKASTFTSKAIREYQKFSSIYFESKILNKNKQEISVEFSASLMLDENDNLVGFQGTLRDITERIRAREALIESERKFKDLANLLPQIIYESDLEGNLTYINELGLKTFGYDENDFNDGINILESIAPEDRDRANEILPNIPIQNMGGNPEYLALRKNGEQFPILIYSNIIFEKNKPYGMRGVIVDISQRKEWEKTLKESEEKLRLIFNNSPVGISITDLEGKFIDVNPALSKITGYSRSEMLNRHFNDFSHADDVDLNANKFNKLVNGKISFFDLEKRYIHKNGNIVYVFIRSQLIHDHMGNPMFQTAMVEDITEKKRADQIQKVLYQISNAVVNSANLESLIQLIRKELGIIIDTTNFFVALYDEKTETISLPFFTDEKDNHTHIPHGKSLTKYVINTQKSLLANIEVKNKLVAEGKLEQMGSMSKVWLGVPLKTEGKITGVLAVQSYNDENAFNEADMKMLEFVSEQISIAIQRVKAEEELKEALEKANESDRLKSSFLATMSHELRTPLNAIIGFSEFFDTTLPPEDVLNFGQIINSSGNHLLSIVNDLFDITLIESGETKIRKEYVKLKSILTDVFNVIDNINNKESKDIIIEYVEPINREEVLVHTDANKLKQILINLLKNAYKFTDKGYIHYGYELIQEEDKSFIRFFVEDSGIGISSDKQDVIFDIFRQVEDTSTRRYGGAGIGLSVAKKLTELLGGKIWLESEEKKGSTFYFTIPYEKSDDTIHEAQSELNSMDSVKAGRVLVVEDDESSYYYLKTVLEKTGVNIVRAANGKEAVDICMSDSNIKMVLMDINLPIMNGYEATKIIKSHLPQMPIIAQTAYAVSGDKEKALKAGCDDYLSKPIQINYLIEKMEKYLNYLS, via the coding sequence ATGAAAACCATTTTAGCCATAGATGATCAAGTAGACAACTTAATAACCATTAAGGCCGTCATAAAAAACAACATCCCCGATTGCAGGATTCTCCTTGCCCAATCAGGTCAGGAAGGGATTGAACTGGCTGAAAAAGAACAACCGGATACGGTTCTGCTTGATATTATAATGCCCGGAATGGATGGCTACGAGGTTTGTAAACACCTAAAATCAAATGAAGCGACCCAACACATACCGGTAATAATGGTTACTGCGATTAAAACTGACGCATTAAGCCGGGCAAAAGGTTTAAACACCGGAGCAGATGCATTCTTATCAAAACCCATAGAAGCAGTAGAACTTTCGGCACAGGTTAATGTAATGCTTCGTATCAAAAAAGCTGAAGACAAATTAAGAGCAGAAAAAGAACGATTGGAAGTGTTAGTGGAAGAGAGAACCCGTGAATTAAAAGAAAGCGAAAAAAAATACAAAACTTTGTATTACGACGCACCTCTTCCTTATCATTCTTTAAACGAAGACGGCATTTTCAAAGATGTAAATCTGGCCTGGTTAAACTTATTGGAATATACCAGGCAGGAAGTGATTGGGAAATGGTTTGGAGATTTTCTTCATCCTGACTTTATACAAACATTTCAAAATAAGTTTACAAAATTTAAAGACAATGGTTCTGTCCATAACGTGTTTTTTAAAATCCGGCATAAAAAAGGGCATTATTTGGACATTCTGCTGGAGGGAAGGATTGGATATAATATCGAGGGAGGATTTAAACAAACTTTTTGTGTTTTTCAGGATATTACGATAAGAAAAAAAATAGAGCAGGCATTAAAACAAAGCGAAGAACGATTTCGGAAGGCATTCCAAACAAGTCCTGATTCTGTGAATATTAACCGGGTTGAAGATGGATTTTATATTTCAGTTAATAAGGGTTTTACGAGAATTACGGGGTATTCAGAGGAAGATGTTGCCGGAAAAACTTCTCTTGAGATAGATATATGGGTGGATCTTAATGACAGAAAACGAATCGTTGAGCAATTAAAAAAGGAAGGAAAAGTCGAAAATTTTGAGGCAAAGTTCAGGACTAAATCCGGCGAAATTATCGACGGCCTTATGTCAGCTGCTGTTATTGAACTGGATGGCGTACCTCATCACATAAATATCACCAGAAATATTACTGAAAAAAAGAGAGCGGAAAGGGAACTTTTAGAGAGTGAGAGAAAACTAAATACACTTCTAAATAATTTACAGGGAATTGCTTACCGGTGTAAATTAGATAAAGACTGGACAATGGAGTTTGTAAGCGACGGTTTTGAGCATCTTACAGGCTTTTCGTCAAAAGATGTTTTATGGAACAAGAAGTTTTCGTTTAACGAACTAATTTTTGATGAGGATCGGGAAATTGTTAATTCCAAAATACATCTGGCTGTTGAAAAACACCGGGGTTTTGAAATTAAGTACAGAATTAAAACGGCTACCGACGAAATAAGACACGTATTGGAAAAAGGTGTTGGAATTTATGATAGAATAACCGGCAAAGTAATCGCACTGGAAGGTTTTATATCAGATATAACCAACCAGGTAATTGCTGAACAGGCTTTAAAAGAATCGGAAGAGAAATACAGGTTTTTGGCAAAAAATTCAGTCGATTGTATCTGGACTTTGGACAAAAATTTAAAATTTACCTATTTGAGCCCCGCTTTGGAAACCATTACCGGGTATAGACCTGAAGAATGGTTGGGAACAAAATTGTACACACATTTTACAAAAAACGAATTTGCAAAAGCCAGCACATTTACAAGCAAAGCAATAAGGGAATACCAAAAATTTTCATCAATATATTTTGAAAGCAAAATTCTTAATAAAAACAAGCAGGAGATAAGTGTCGAATTTTCAGCGAGCCTGATGCTTGATGAAAATGACAATTTAGTTGGTTTTCAGGGTACACTTCGTGATATTACAGAACGAATACGTGCCAGAGAGGCTCTAATTGAAAGCGAACGAAAATTTAAAGATTTAGCTAATCTCCTTCCCCAGATTATTTATGAATCTGATCTTGAAGGTAATTTAACCTATATCAACGAACTTGGGTTGAAAACCTTTGGATACGATGAGAATGACTTTAACGACGGCATTAACATTTTAGAAAGTATTGCTCCTGAAGACAGGGACCGTGCTAATGAAATACTCCCAAATATCCCCATACAAAACATGGGCGGAAATCCGGAATATCTTGCGCTGCGAAAAAATGGAGAACAGTTTCCAATCCTGATTTATTCAAATATCATTTTTGAAAAGAATAAACCCTACGGAATGCGCGGCGTTATTGTCGATATTTCCCAACGGAAAGAGTGGGAAAAAACGCTAAAGGAAAGTGAAGAAAAATTACGTCTTATCTTTAATAATTCTCCGGTAGGAATAAGTATTACCGATTTAGAAGGAAAATTTATCGATGTAAATCCGGCTTTGTCAAAAATCACAGGCTATTCGCGCAGCGAGATGTTAAATCGCCACTTTAACGATTTTTCGCACGCCGACGATGTGGATTTAAATGCAAATAAATTTAACAAACTGGTTAATGGCAAAATTTCTTTTTTTGATTTGGAAAAAAGATACATTCATAAAAACGGTAACATTGTTTATGTTTTTATACGTTCGCAGTTGATCCACGATCATATGGGAAATCCGATGTTTCAAACAGCAATGGTTGAAGACATCACAGAGAAAAAAAGAGCAGATCAGATTCAAAAGGTACTGTATCAAATTTCAAATGCTGTTGTTAACTCTGCCAATCTTGAAAGTCTTATACAGTTAATCCGGAAAGAATTGGGAATTATTATTGATACAACCAATTTCTTTGTCGCACTTTACGATGAAAAAACCGAAACCATTTCATTGCCATTTTTTACCGATGAAAAAGACAATCACACTCATATTCCCCATGGGAAATCGTTAACTAAATATGTAATTAATACCCAAAAATCTCTTCTGGCAAATATTGAAGTTAAAAATAAACTTGTTGCTGAAGGGAAACTTGAACAAATGGGAAGTATGTCTAAAGTTTGGCTGGGGGTACCGCTAAAAACGGAAGGAAAAATAACAGGAGTTCTGGCTGTACAAAGTTACAACGACGAAAATGCCTTTAATGAAGCCGATATGAAAATGCTTGAATTTGTATCGGAACAAATAAGTATTGCAATTCAAAGGGTAAAAGCCGAAGAAGAATTGAAAGAAGCATTGGAAAAAGCAAACGAATCAGATCGGTTGAAATCTTCATTTTTAGCTACCATGTCGCATGAGCTTCGGACGCCTTTGAACGCCATAATTGGTTTCTCGGAATTTTTTGATACCACTTTACCTCCGGAAGATGTATTAAATTTTGGCCAGATAATCAATAGCAGCGGGAATCATTTGTTAAGTATTGTAAACGATTTGTTTGATATTACTTTAATCGAGTCGGGGGAAACAAAGATCAGGAAGGAATATGTAAAGCTGAAAAGCATATTGACCGATGTTTTTAACGTTATCGATAATATCAACAACAAAGAATCAAAGGATATAATAATCGAATATGTTGAGCCAATTAATAGGGAAGAAGTTTTAGTTCATACCGACGCAAACAAGCTAAAACAGATATTGATTAATCTTTTGAAAAACGCATATAAATTTACCGACAAGGGCTATATCCACTATGGCTATGAACTGATTCAGGAGGAGGACAAATCTTTTATACGTTTTTTTGTTGAGGATTCAGGTATTGGAATCTCATCAGATAAACAAGATGTCATTTTTGATATCTTCCGTCAGGTTGAAGACACAAGTACACGAAGATACGGGGGAGCCGGAATAGGATTGTCGGTGGCAAAAAAGTTAACAGAACTTCTGGGCGGAAAAATTTGGCTGGAATCAGAGGAAAAGAAAGGCAGCACATTCTATTTCACAATTCCTTATGAAAAAAGTGATGATACCATTCATGAAGCACAATCTGAATTAAACAGTATGGATAGTGTAAAAGCCGGCCGGGTTTTGGTTGTTGAAGACGATGAATCGAGCTATTATTACTTAAAAACAGTTCTCGAAAAAACAGGAGTAAACATCGTTCGGGCAGCTAACGGAAAGGAGGCTGTTGATATTTGTATGTCGGATTCAAACATAAAAATGGTATTGATGGATATAAACCTGCCCATAATGAATGGCTACGAAGCTACAAAGATAATTAAGTCACACTTGCCCCAAATGCCCATTATTGCACAAACAGCCTATGCTGTATCCGGCGACAAGGAGAAAGCACTAAAAGCAGGTTGTGACGATTATCTGTCGAAACCAATTCAGATAAATTATCTCATCGAAAAAATGGAGAAATATTTGAATTACCTAAGTTAA